From Apis cerana isolate GH-2021 linkage group LG10, AcerK_1.0, whole genome shotgun sequence, one genomic window encodes:
- the LOC133666844 gene encoding cytochrome b-c1 complex subunit 7-like produces the protein MATYLTNYLLRKFPNLQKWAYEAAGFNQYGLHRDDILNETEEVREALKRVPSHIVEERDFRIIRAMQLDCQKKILPKEQWTKFEDDILYLTPIIEEMRKEREEKERWNAE, from the exons ATGGCaacttatttaacaaattatttattacgtaaatttc caaatttacaaaaatgggCATATGAAGCTGCAGGATTTAATCAATAtg gttTACATCGAGATGATATTCTTAATGAAACTGAAGAAGTACGAGAAGCATTAAAGCGAGTACCATCTCATATAGTAGAAGAACgtgattttcgaattattagaGCTATGCAATTAGATtgtcaaaagaaaattttgccaAAAGAACAATGGACTAAATTTGaagat gaTATTCTTTACCTAACACCCATTATAGAGGAAATGAGAAAGGAAcgtgaagaaaaagaaagatggaatgcagaataa
- the LOC107993032 gene encoding sodium-dependent phosphate transporter 2 yields MSIPYDENLVWIVVVGFLVAFILAFGIGANDVANSFGTSVGAGVLTIFQACILATIFEIAGAVLIGYKVSDTMRKGILDVTLYEGQEKELMVGALSSLAGSGIWLILATALRLPISGTHSIVGATVGFSLVCKGTAGVKWIALANIAASWFASPVLSGIVSGAIFWVLRKSVFESNKPLEQGLYILPLAYGLTVAINIMSVVHDGPKLLMLDQVPWWGSLLAALGFGSFSAIIVYLFVVPWQRKTILLSLSRNEKTTTTKFGTCDKKETTALSVISEAPCSSNSNGNAKEVAPKLRGNSSASPLLMVAGSDTEGTQIETEKKNEEPPEISKLFAFLQVLTAAFGSFAHGGNDVSNAIGPLIALWAVYAEGSARQEAETPLLILLYGGLGISTGLWVWGRRVIQTLGQDLARITPTTGFTIELGAAVTVLLASKAGLPVSTTHCKVGSVVCVGWASHGGEGVSWKLFRNIAFAWLITVPVAGCLSAGCMAIFKEIISL; encoded by the exons atgagcATACCGTATGATGAAAACTTGGTATGGATAGTAGTGGTTGGATTCTTAGTGGCCTTTATTTTGGCATTTGGAATCGGGGCAAATGATGTTGCAAATAGTTTTGGAACAAGTGTTGGTGCAGGAGTACTTACGATATTTCAAGCTTGTATTTTGGCAACTATCTTTGAAATTGCTGGAGCTGTACTCATTGGCTATaag GTTTCTGATACTATGAGGAAAGGTATATTAGATGTGACATTATATGAAGgtcaagaaaaagaattaatggtAGGAGCATTATCTAGTTTAGCTGGATCTGGTATCTGGTTAATACTAGCAACAGCTTTGCGATTACCTATTTCTGGAACACATTCCATTGTTGGTGCTACAGTTGGTTTTTCACTTGTCTGTAAAGGTACTGCAGGG gtcAAATGGATAGCTCTTGCAAATATAGCAGCTTCTTGGTTTGCAAGTCCTGTACTTAGTGGAATTGTATCAGGTGCTATATTTTGGGTTCTAAGAAAATCAGTATTTGAATCTAATAAGCCTTTAGAACAAGGTCTTTATATTCTCCCATTAGCATATGGACTCACTGttgctattaatattatgtcaGTAGTACATGATGGACCTAAac TTTTGATGTTAGATCAAGTGCCATGGTGGGGTAGTTTACTTGCTGCATTAGGTTTTGGTTCATTTTCAGCtatcattgtttatttatttgttgtacCATGgcaaagaaaaacaatattactTTCATTAAGTAGGAACGAAAAAACAACAACAACTAAATTTGGTACctgtgataaaaaagaaacaacagCATTATCTGTTATTTCTGAAGCCCCatgtagtagtaatagtaatggTAATGCAAAAGAAGTAGCACCAAAATTACGAGGCAATAGCAGTGCAAGTCCTCTCTTAATGGTAGCAGGATCAGATACTGAGGGTACTCAAATTGaaactgaaaagaaaaatgaagaaccACCAGAAATATCTAAACTTTTTGCATTTTTGCAAGTATTAACTGCAGCATTTGGCAGTTTTGCTCATGGTGGTAATGATGTCAGCAATGCGATTGGTCCACTTATTGCACTTTGGGCTGTATATGCAGAAGGATCAGCTAGACAAGAAGCAGAAACTCCATTGCTTATATTACTTTATGGTGGTTTAGGCATATCAACTGGTCTTTGGGTATGGGGACGCAGGGTGATACAAACTTTAGGACAAGATTTAGCACGTATTACACCAACTACTGGATTTACTATAGAg cTAGGAGCAGCAGTAACAGTTTTGTTGGCAAGTAAGGCTGGTTTACCTGTGTCAACAACTCATTGCAAAGTGGGATCTGTTGTCTGTGTAGGATGGGCTTCACATGGTGGTGAGGGAGTTTCATGgaaattatttcgtaatattgCATTTGCATGGTTAATTACTGTACCAGTGGCTGGCTGCTTGTCTGCAGGATGTATGGCTATTTTTAAGGAAATAATTAGTTTGTGA
- the LOC107993031 gene encoding EF-hand domain-containing protein 1 codes for MENLPLLPGYRFQDPSVSQQNTYKLIRDRNAGIGGRPIDVASSAYVKEEDSAQIFSYDPSLTYGRIKQYAYGQFIPYYVHFAQKCLCFKAFFRQGVFNSPDEHFRIRHVNILYYLEDDTLCIIEPTVNNAGFQQGKLVRRNKIVKNVNGDTFHWKDFNIGIDICIYGVVYHITDCDLFTREFLNSQGIDVGDKEESPIDPYIELRKNKQKISTCITKIPDDVRRRFLEYDKMVLLFIATWNNDVYHITYFLTDDTIAVREIQKPNSGKDPVPMLLKRMKVPKDWKNLPLSYPAIYMEYGDPEITEYYTPKDFLIGNTIFIFNRRFLLHDCDSFTRKYYSDMLGIIQPEKIPLPTENDVTILPEYKSPPHIIFGTPEDTYASCLSFIPERPKKDVIRQLVNFPKKLRYSMQMDVIHPEDKNRDFILEYSLSNGTILIQELEKRNSGRREGCFLRATLVPKPKTGRDDPEYYTPQDFYIGAKINIFNHYFIITGTDLFVYRYIETNPEKFPLEVRNSIRNYLVKQNLLFDDIKVETKKIQDKEDIKLQSIKPAEVSIKKDIDMEECVEHFEAQTKCKYEGEHGELRPRTPPPEELCPNLATKPTQLSQQCANIFTENKIKKRITWDDGMEQ; via the exons aTGGAAAACCTACCACTTTTACCAGGTTATAGATTTCAAGATCCAAGCGTAAGTCAacaaaatacttataaattaa TACGTGATAGAAACGCTGGAATTGGAGGAAGACCAATAGATGTTGCATCTAGTGCATatgtaaaagaagaagattctGCAca aatatttagttatGATCCATCATTAACGTATGGTCGTATAAAACAATATGCATATGGACaatttattccatattatGTGCATTTTGCGCAAAAATGTCTTTGTTTTAAAGCATTTTTTCGCCAAGGCGTATTTAACTCTCCAGACGAACATTTTCGTAtacgtcatgttaatatattatattatttggaagATGATACTTTATGTATTATTGAACCGACAGTTAATAATGCTGGCTTTCAGCAAGGAAAACTTGTTAGAcgcaataaaattgtaaaaaatgtaaatggcGATACATTTCATtggaaagattttaatattggaaTTGATATAT gTATTTATGGTGTAGTTTATCACATTACTGATTGTGACTTATTTActagagaatttttaaatagtcaAGGAATAGATGTTGGAGATAAAGAAGAATCTCCTATAGATCCTTATATAgaactaagaaaaaataaacagaaaatatCAACATGTATTACAAAAATTCCTGATGATGTTAGACGGCGGTTTttagaatatgataaaatggtattattgtttattgcaACTTGGAATAATGATGTTtatcatattacatatttcttgACGGACGATACGATAGCTGTTCGTGAAATACAGAAACCCAATAGTGGAAAAGATCCTGTAccaatgttattaaaaagaatgaaagtaccaaaagattggaaaaatttaccaTTGTCGTATCCAgctatatatatggaatacgGCGATCCAGAAATTACCGAATATTATACACCAAAAGATTTTTTA ataggaaatacgatttttatatttaatcgacGATTTCTTTTACATGATTGTGATTCTTTCACACGGAAATATTATTCAGATATGTTAGGAATAATACAACCAGAAAAAATTCCTCTTCCAACAGAAAATGATGTTACGATCTTACCAGAATATAAATCACCACCGCACATAATTTTCGGTACACCTGAAGATACTTACGCTTCTTGTTTATCATTTATACCAGAACGACCTAAAAAAGATGTTATTCGACAACTTGttaattttcctaaaaaaCTACGTTATTCTATGCAAATGGATGTGATACATCCAGAAGATAAAAATCGCGAtttcattttagaatataGTTTAAGTAATGGTACAATACTCATACAAGAGCTTGAAAAACGTAATTCAGGACGTCGCGAAGGTTGTTTTCTCAGAGCTACATTGGTTCCAAAACCGAAAACTGGAAGAGATGATCCAGAATATTATACTCctcaagatttttatattggtgcaaaaattaatatttttaatcattatttcatcATAACTGGTACTGATCTCTTTGTATATCGTTATATTGAAACAAATCCTGAAAAGTTTCCATTAGAAGTACGAAATAGCATTCGTAATTATTTAGTCAAACAGAATTTACTTTTTGATGATATAAAAGTAGAAaccaaaaaaattcaagataagGAGGATATAAAACTACAGTCAATAAAACCGGCTGAAGttagtattaaaaaagatattgatatGGAAGAATGTGTAGAACATTTTGAAGCTCAAActaaatgtaaatatgaaGGAGAACATGGTGAATTAAGACCACGTACACCACCACCAGAAGAACTCTGTCCAAATTTAGCAACAAAACCTACACAATTATCTCAACAATgtgcaaatatatttactgaaaataaaataaaaaagcgaATAACATGGGATGATGGGAtggaacaataa
- the LOC107993013 gene encoding YTH domain-containing family protein 1 gives MSTGLAGAVSNQRMKGQTNSQVSNGPKEHQQQAQTDHAGGEDSGFDSWRGGNSTHHSSYPIGTGDPYSPYYAGTSFPYQTFGAGDGTWSNGTDPVAFLSGYGGQIGHDAYGMDGMFSASAGGGFSTFGQPAFNYFHGNGDFSAWGTPRKTRYEDYYQAPRGNENYPTPSNAEIKTIEQSVQGLSLGSGEVPRQDQQTSSNQSIKSEVKEPRKITWASVASQPAKPVPPLSSSQGMKKKAGMPPPPIVPGKHNMDIGTWGEGKSSAPPPTAPSPPQVQPPIPPPPPLAQRQRPPPPPPCWNRQPTTPPSPPQSQIHMPPQQQQQQQQQQQQQQLQPQQQQITQSQSHPVLDELKVKNDYNPVEFDETAPGARFFVIKSYSEDDIHRSIKYEIWCSTEHGNKRLDQAYKEASREGAPLYLFFSVNGSGHFCGMAQMVSPVDYKSNSSVWSQDKWKGQFRVRWIYVKDVPNVQLRHIRLENNENKPVTNSRDAQEVPHAKGVTVLRILHTYRHSTSIFDDFGHYERKQAEEDQRKAPANAIQHHHSSNHRNRGHSDLSRDHHSHQSHLHHQRKDRDGGRGRGRGGSRQ, from the exons ATGTCAACTGGATTGGCAGGTGCTGTTTCAAATCAG CGGATGAAAGGACAAACCAACAGTCAAG TGAGCAATGGTCCTAAAGAACACCAGCAGCAGGCACAGACAGATCATGCTGGTGGAGAAGATTCTGGGTTTGATTCATGGAGAGGAGGCAACAGTACACATCATTCAAGTTATCCAATTGGGACTGGTGACCCATATAGTCCTTATTATGCAGGTACTTCATTCCCTTATCAAACATTTGGTGCTGGGGATGGTACTTGGTCAAATGGAACAGATCCCGTTGCATTTCTTTCTGGCTATGGAGGTCAAATAGGTCATGACGCATATGGCATGGATGGAATGTTCTCTGCTAGTGCAGGAGGTGGTTTTAGTACATTTGGTCAACCTGcttttaattactttcatgGAAATGGTGATTTTAGTGCTTGGGGCACTCCAAGAAAAACACGCTATGAAGATTATTATCAGGCTCCAcgtggaaatgaaaattatccaACACCTAGTAATGCAGAAATTAAGACTATTGAACAAAGTGTGCAAGGCTTGTCACTAGGAAGTGGTGAAGTTCCACGGCAAGATCAGCAAACTTCATCAAATCAATCAATAAAGTCAGAAGTAAAAGAACCTAGAAAGATAACATGGGCAAGTGTTGCAAGTCAACCTGCAAAGCCTGTTCCTCCACTTTCATCTTCTcaaggaatgaaaaaaaaggctGGAATGCCACCACCACCTATTGTGCCAGGAAAACATAATATGGACATTGGAACATGGGGTGAAGGTAAATCATCTGCACCTCCTCCAACAGCACCTTCACCACCACAGGTACAACCTCCTATTCCACCACCTCCACCATTGGCTCAGAGACAAagacctcctcctcctccaccatgTTGGAATAGACAACCTACAACACCTCCATCACCACCACAATCACAGATTCATATGCCtccacaacaacaacaacaacaacagcaacagcaacagcagcaacaactACAGCCACAACAACAGCAAATTACACAATCACAGTCACATCCTGTTTTAGATGaactaaaagtaaaaaatgattataatccTGTAGAATTTGATGAAACTGCTCCTGGAGCTAGGTTTTTTGTAATCAAGTCTTATTCTGAAGATGATATTCATAGATCCATTAAATATGAGATTTGGTGTAGTACTGAACATGGTAATAAAAGATTGGATCAAGCATATAAAGAAGCCAGTCGTGAAGGAGcacctttatatttattcttttctgttAATGGATCTGGTCACTTTTGTGGTATGGCACAAATGGTATCACCTGTTGATTATAAAAGCAACAGTTCTGTATGGTCTCAAGATAAATGGAAAGGCCAATTTCGTGTACGTTGGATTTATGTTAAAGATGTTCCTAATGTGCAACTTCGTCACATTAGACTAGaaaataatgagaataaaCCAGTGACTAATTCAAGGGATGCACAGGAAGTCCCTCATGCAAAAGGTGTAACAGTGCTACGTATATTACATACTTATCGGCATTCAACTAgtatttttgatgattttgGACATTATGAGCGTAAACAAGCAGAAGAAGATCAGCGTAAAGCTCCAGCAAATGCTATACAACATCATCATTCTTCCAATCATAGAAATAGAGGACATTCAGATTTATCAAGGGATCATCATTCTCATCAATCGCATTTACATCATCAACGCAAA GATCGAGATGGTGGTCGTGGTAGAGGCAGAGGAGGTTCACGCCAGTAG